From Chlamydiota bacterium, a single genomic window includes:
- a CDS encoding nucleotidyltransferase family protein has protein sequence MIMAAGYATRLYPLTKDRAKPLLPIAGRPIIDYIVDALDKVEEIDRILVVTNRRFAPSFREWAEKRRSRAPVAVIDDGTVSDADKLGAIGDIRFVIEKERIDDDLFVVLGDNLFDLDLGRLIPFFREKGITVAAYDVGDREAARLYGILRVDAAHRVVNFVEKPADPPTTLAAIGMYLYPRRKLPLFETYAREGNKMDAPGLFVKWLCPREEVYAYVFRGIWYDIGDLEMYRRADALYTATRRAETD, from the coding sequence CTGATCATGGCTGCGGGGTACGCGACGCGGCTCTACCCGCTCACCAAAGACCGCGCCAAACCGCTCCTCCCGATCGCCGGGAGGCCGATCATCGACTACATCGTCGACGCGCTCGACAAGGTGGAGGAGATAGACCGGATCCTCGTGGTGACCAACCGCCGGTTCGCCCCGTCGTTCCGGGAATGGGCTGAGAAGAGGCGCAGCCGCGCCCCGGTCGCCGTCATCGACGACGGGACGGTCTCCGACGCGGACAAGCTCGGGGCCATCGGCGACATCCGGTTCGTGATCGAGAAGGAGAGGATCGACGACGACCTGTTCGTCGTTCTCGGCGACAACCTCTTCGACCTCGACCTGGGAAGACTCATCCCGTTCTTCAGGGAGAAGGGGATCACCGTCGCCGCCTACGACGTCGGCGACCGGGAGGCGGCGCGGCTCTACGGCATCCTCCGGGTCGACGCGGCGCACCGCGTCGTGAACTTCGTGGAGAAGCCCGCCGACCCGCCCACGACGCTCGCCGCGATCGGGATGTACCTGTACCCGCGCCGGAAGCTCCCGCTCTTCGAGACGTACGCGCGGGAGGGGAACAAGATGGACGCGCCGGGTCTCTTCGTCAAGTGGCTCTGCCCCCGCGAGGAGGTTTATGCCTACGTCTTCCGGGGGATCTGGTATGATATCGGGGATCTGGAGATGTACCGGAGGGCCGACGCGCTCTACACGGCAACGAGGCGCGCCGAAACGGACTGA
- a CDS encoding polymer-forming cytoskeletal protein: MSNILRRLGADGAGQGIPNYPGREEGQKMAIQDKLQQPIAHSELKETVISPDAEFKGSMKFKDSLRIDGNFEGEIDSNGTLFVGKTGLVKAEVHVGNVIVEGKIEGNVTCEDKIELRATAKMLGDIQAARLTIAEGVNIVGKCSVSSQKPAAEAFKPDRPSRPDFKKGRDDRSGGERSGMGGGAD, from the coding sequence ATGAGCAATATCCTGAGGAGGCTCGGCGCGGACGGTGCGGGCCAGGGCATCCCCAACTACCCCGGCAGGGAGGAGGGACAGAAGATGGCCATTCAGGACAAGCTGCAGCAGCCGATCGCCCACAGCGAGCTCAAGGAGACCGTCATCAGCCCGGACGCCGAGTTCAAGGGGTCGATGAAGTTCAAGGACTCTTTGCGGATCGACGGGAACTTCGAGGGGGAGATCGACTCCAACGGAACGCTCTTCGTCGGCAAGACCGGCCTCGTGAAGGCCGAGGTCCACGTGGGGAACGTGATCGTCGAGGGGAAGATCGAGGGGAACGTCACCTGCGAGGACAAGATCGAACTCCGGGCGACCGCGAAGATGCTCGGCGACATCCAGGCCGCCCGCCTGACCATCGCCGAGGGGGTCAACATCGTCGGCAAATGCTCCGTGAGCTCGCAGAAGCCGGCGGCGGAAGCGTTCAAGCCCGACCGGCCTTCCCGCCCCGACTTCAAGAAAGGCAGGGACGACAGGTCCGGCGGCGAGCGGTCCGGGATGGGGGGGGGCGCGGACTGA